The Leishmania mexicana MHOM/GT/2001/U1103 complete genome, chromosome 31 DNA segment cctcttcgtcttcggCGCCTCATCCCCTCACAAAGACACGAAgatgcgcacagacacacgcacacgcacacacacacgtaccatacacacagatacacagGAGGGAAACAAAGGGCAGAGAACTAAATACATGAATGTCCCTTTTGTTCGTTCTCCTTTTCGCGCAACGTCCTCTCGTCCGCACCACCTCCCGCCCCACAGCCGTTCTTCTATGGTGCCACTCTCTCTTCGCCGCTGCATCGAACGCAACTCCGTGCGCTACTGCACAGTGAGCACAGTTTGGCATGTGCGGCTACTTTTTGTGCGCCCATGCACCCGTGCTCTcgtgcagcggtgccctTCATGTGCGGAACACACGCGAACAAGTCAAACAGCGTCCACGTCCGCAGTGCGAGTGTTGCATTGCCCCTCATGTAGCTAGCGAGAGTCTCGCTTGGTAACAACACGAGTTTGACGCTCATAAAGACAGTCAAAGCACGAACACAAGACTTACATCAAAAGAAGAAAGCGGAGGCGCGGGCGGGCACGGGCTGGCgacgagcgagagaggcagggggtgaggagggttggtgagggcagagagaggcacgcacacacgcacgcgcacacccacacaacaGCGGCccaacaaaaacaaaaagacaggaagaaaagagggagaaaagCATATCAAGACGTGAAATAAAAAGTTGTCGCACAAACACTCAATGGAAGCGTGTCCGTCGTCCGCATGCGCAAGCCACGCGCGTGTGAAGAAGAAGCAGTCGAAGAAGACGGAAGTGTGCATAACAGCTCCCACCATCCTGCTGCCCAAgacgccacccctccctcttccctctccagAGTGTATGCGTGGGCACGTTACGGTGTGCTTGGACATGCCCACATCGCAGGTcgccgcagacacacacagacacaaaaTGGACAGAGGACTACAACGGCTGCGAAGACGACACACGGAAAGTGGTGTCGCCTCCGCTCGACGACTTTGTGGTCGTCTCTCTatcgcctctctccccaaGCTCTATTCCTGAccgttgtgtgtctgtgtcggcgtctgtgtctgtgtgtctgtgcggatCGGTGGCACATCGCGGAGAGGGGATATGATAACCGGTGGCGTGAGTTCCTCCTTGTGTTGCTGTTATCCAAAAGGAAAACGACTAGTCCTACCCGCACTTGAAGAGCAGAACGGCGACCTGGCCGAGGTAGAAGTACAGGAAGCAATGGGTGTCGTGCGTCACGAAGCTGCCGAAGTTGCGGCCAACAATGCAGTGCCACGTCGGCTGATACTTCTTGTCGAACTCCTTCTTGATGTAGGCAGCGATATCCTTCTCGATGTTGAACTTCTCCATTGCCTGAAGCGTAACCTCAATCGCGTCCGCCTGCATGTCCTCCGGCATGTCGGCATTCTTCACCGTGGCCTTGTGGTCGTTGTTGTACATGATTGCGGTGTGTA contains these protein-coding regions:
- a CDS encoding dynein light chain, flagellar outer arm,putative, encoding MYNNDHKATVKNADMPEDMQADAIEVTLQAMEKFNIEKDIAAYIKKEFDKKYQPTWHCIVGRNFGSFVTHDTHCFLYFYLGQVAVLLFKCG